The following proteins come from a genomic window of Methanosarcina sp. MTP4:
- a CDS encoding DUF5788 family protein — translation MENADMELITEPERKKLLWSLRSDFAWVGKKIPESVEIDGKEYRLRGMVRKLGEKEFPEPEETTEIRALLPELEARAKANEELLETEELTKAEAEALYEEAIGLLRAVMEFKDKLAGKGGEDSAEELKRIIKAQKVADEKRWQQFIKSIK, via the coding sequence ATGGAAAACGCAGATATGGAATTGATCACCGAACCGGAGCGAAAGAAACTGCTCTGGAGCCTCCGAAGCGATTTTGCCTGGGTCGGGAAGAAAATCCCGGAAAGCGTTGAAATCGACGGAAAGGAGTACAGGCTGCGGGGGATGGTCCGAAAACTTGGGGAAAAGGAATTTCCGGAACCGGAAGAAACTACCGAAATAAGGGCTCTCCTCCCTGAGCTCGAAGCCCGGGCAAAGGCAAACGAGGAGCTGCTGGAGACCGAGGAGCTTACAAAGGCTGAAGCTGAAGCACTCTATGAAGAAGCCATAGGGCTCTTGCGGGCGGTGATGGAGTTTAAGGACAAGCTTGCGGGGAAAGGGGGCGAAGACTCGGCCGAGGAACTCAAGAGGATAATCAAGGCCCAGAAAGTGGCTGATGAGAAGCGCTGGCAGCAGTTTATCAAGAGCATAAAGTAA
- the pyrI gene encoding aspartate carbamoyltransferase regulatory subunit, whose protein sequence is MTDKENLKIQAIENGTVIDHIKAGQALNVLRILGIAADCRGTVSFVMNAPGAKGRKDVVKVEGRELNVEELNRISLIAPNATVNIIRDFVVLQKKKVVLPTYVEDVVRCINPNCISNSTEPIKSRFSVIRSEKGGVVLRCLYCEHVISENIAEHLV, encoded by the coding sequence ATGACGGATAAAGAGAACCTGAAAATCCAGGCGATCGAAAACGGGACTGTCATTGACCATATCAAGGCCGGGCAAGCCTTAAACGTCCTGCGCATCCTGGGAATTGCCGCGGACTGCAGGGGCACTGTCAGTTTTGTCATGAACGCTCCCGGGGCCAAGGGCAGGAAGGACGTAGTAAAAGTCGAAGGCCGGGAACTCAATGTTGAGGAACTCAACAGGATTTCCCTGATCGCCCCGAACGCCACCGTCAATATCATCCGCGACTTTGTAGTGCTCCAGAAAAAGAAGGTAGTCCTCCCGACTTACGTAGAAGACGTGGTCCGCTGCATAAACCCGAACTGCATCTCCAACAGCACTGAGCCCATAAAATCCAGATTTTCTGTGATCCGCTCCGAAAAAGGTGGGGTGGTCCTGCGCTGCCTCTACTGCGAACACGTTATCTCGGAGAATATTGCCGAACACCTGGTGTGA
- the pyrB gene encoding aspartate carbamoyltransferase, which translates to MSFKNRHVISMKDFSREEIDHVLDTAEKLEPVARGMEKSRLLDGKIIALLFFEPSTRTRLSFETAIQRLGGQIINLGSVEASSVMKGENLADTIRVISKYADLIVLRHPQDGSARMASEFASVPIINGGDGSIHHPTQTFLDLYTIRRESHLEGLKIAMAGDLKYGRTVHSLCHALSLYGAEMTFVSPPELRMPAEIVRDLKRQNIKVGETDSFEDVIGDIEVLYMTRVQQERFPDPEEYEKVKNRLKLTGELLENAAPDLKILHPLPRVNEISPEVDETPYACYFQQAFYGVPTRMALLTLAMGVIE; encoded by the coding sequence ATGTCATTTAAGAACCGACACGTCATCTCAATGAAAGACTTTTCGCGAGAAGAAATCGACCACGTGCTGGACACCGCTGAAAAACTTGAACCGGTTGCCAGGGGGATGGAAAAGTCCCGGCTTCTTGACGGAAAGATCATCGCACTTCTTTTTTTCGAACCGAGCACCCGGACCCGGCTATCATTTGAAACCGCGATCCAGAGGCTTGGGGGGCAGATTATCAATCTTGGGTCCGTGGAAGCAAGTTCGGTCATGAAGGGGGAAAACCTTGCCGATACCATCCGTGTGATCAGCAAGTATGCCGACCTGATTGTGCTGCGCCATCCCCAGGACGGATCGGCGCGCATGGCTTCGGAATTCGCAAGTGTGCCAATAATCAACGGCGGGGACGGGTCTATCCACCACCCTACCCAGACTTTCCTCGACCTTTACACCATCCGCAGGGAGAGCCACCTCGAAGGCCTGAAAATCGCCATGGCGGGAGACCTGAAATACGGGCGGACCGTGCACTCCCTCTGTCATGCGCTTTCCCTTTACGGAGCGGAAATGACCTTCGTCTCCCCCCCCGAACTCCGGATGCCCGCAGAGATTGTCCGGGACCTGAAAAGACAGAACATCAAAGTAGGGGAAACCGATTCCTTTGAGGATGTGATAGGGGATATCGAGGTCCTTTACATGACCAGGGTCCAGCAGGAACGTTTCCCTGACCCGGAGGAATACGAAAAGGTGAAAAACCGGCTGAAACTCACAGGCGAGCTTCTGGAAAATGCTGCTCCGGACCTGAAGATCCTGCACCCACTGCCAAGGGTCAACGAGATTTCGCCGGAGGTTGACGAGACCCCGTATGCATGCTACTTCCAGCAGGCATTCTACGGCGTCCCGACCCGGATGGCACTGCTTACGCTGGCTATGGGGGTGATTGAATGA
- a CDS encoding DUF5788 family protein: protein MSEEERRQLLSALHSRLFWVGQRIPNHVEVEGKDCPLHEYVWELIRKDEITPEEKEQIDNCIKLISGKEEEDEKELEEMALTRDEARALYHETAGLLRAIMDLRDIEDGSLKERTKHFQEKFADQRVRDAKLWLEFLKEVKK from the coding sequence ATAAGCGAAGAAGAGCGGAGGCAATTGCTTTCGGCTCTGCACTCCCGGTTGTTCTGGGTCGGACAGAGGATTCCGAACCATGTGGAGGTCGAAGGTAAAGACTGTCCTTTGCATGAGTACGTCTGGGAACTGATCCGGAAAGATGAAATCACACCGGAGGAGAAGGAACAGATAGATAATTGTATTAAACTTATTTCCGGAAAGGAAGAGGAAGATGAAAAAGAGCTGGAAGAAATGGCCCTGACCAGGGATGAAGCCAGGGCTCTTTACCATGAAACCGCAGGGCTTTTGCGTGCGATAATGGACCTCCGGGATATTGAAGACGGAAGCCTGAAAGAAAGGACGAAGCACTTCCAGGAAAAATTTGCAGATCAGAGGGTAAGGGACGCTAAACTCTGGCTTGAATTCCTCAAAGAAGTGAAAAAATAA
- the hxlA gene encoding 3-hexulose-6-phosphate synthase: MQVALDLLEMDRSVKIAREAIAGGADWIEIGTPLIKSEGMDTVRTMRKAFPDRTILADMKTVDTGAMEVEMAAKAGADVAIVLGSADDSTILDALRSAHKYGIRLMADLISAPEPVGRAVELEALGVDYINVHVGIDQQMMGKDPVSILMEIAEKVNVKLAVAGGLDAESAAQAVRAGAEIVIVGGNITRSDNVTEAAQKIRQSVDAPGSIEIRDRGTLDQEIREILMEVSTSNISDALHRKGAMKGIHPLVRGKVVGTAITVQSFAGDWAKTVEAIDEAKEGDVIVIYNECKDIACWGGLATLSSLNKGIAGVVIEGAVRDIDEVEKLGLPIYTSNTVPNAGDPKGFGEMNAEITCGGQTVKPGDYIVGDESGVVVVPKERAYEIARRAKEVYKTENRIFDEIRRGGTLSEILELKKWEKL; this comes from the coding sequence ATTCAGGTTGCACTTGATCTCCTTGAAATGGACCGCTCGGTTAAAATTGCACGGGAAGCAATCGCCGGGGGAGCTGACTGGATCGAAATCGGGACACCCCTGATTAAAAGCGAAGGTATGGATACAGTCCGCACAATGCGGAAAGCCTTCCCGGACAGGACGATCCTGGCCGACATGAAAACCGTAGATACGGGAGCAATGGAAGTGGAGATGGCGGCAAAAGCCGGAGCTGACGTTGCCATTGTGCTCGGAAGTGCTGACGACTCCACCATTCTTGACGCACTCCGGTCCGCCCATAAGTACGGGATCAGGCTGATGGCAGACCTTATCTCAGCCCCTGAGCCTGTAGGCCGGGCCGTGGAACTCGAGGCCCTTGGCGTGGACTACATCAACGTCCATGTAGGGATTGACCAGCAGATGATGGGCAAGGACCCTGTTTCCATTCTCATGGAAATTGCGGAGAAGGTAAATGTCAAGCTAGCGGTGGCAGGCGGGCTCGATGCGGAAAGTGCAGCCCAGGCGGTCAGGGCGGGAGCTGAGATCGTAATCGTCGGCGGGAACATAACCCGCTCGGACAACGTAACCGAAGCTGCCCAAAAAATCAGACAGAGCGTGGACGCCCCGGGCTCCATAGAGATCCGGGACAGGGGCACCCTGGATCAGGAGATCCGGGAGATCCTCATGGAAGTTTCCACCTCCAACATCTCAGACGCCCTGCACAGGAAAGGGGCGATGAAAGGCATCCATCCTCTCGTCAGGGGGAAGGTGGTCGGGACTGCAATCACGGTTCAGTCCTTTGCCGGGGACTGGGCAAAAACCGTGGAAGCCATCGACGAAGCAAAAGAAGGGGACGTAATCGTCATCTATAACGAATGCAAAGATATCGCCTGCTGGGGCGGGCTTGCGACCTTAAGTTCCCTGAACAAGGGCATTGCCGGAGTGGTCATCGAAGGTGCGGTCCGGGACATTGACGAGGTTGAAAAATTGGGCCTTCCTATCTACACGAGCAACACTGTCCCGAACGCCGGGGATCCAAAAGGTTTCGGGGAAATGAACGCCGAGATCACATGCGGTGGTCAGACTGTAAAGCCCGGGGACTACATCGTGGGCGACGAAAGCGGGGTCGTGGTGGTCCCGAAGGAAAGGGCTTACGAAATTGCCCGGAGGGCAAAAGAAGTTTACAAAACCGAAAACCGGATCTTCGATGAAATTCGGAGAGGTGGGACCCTTTCGGAAATCCTCGAACTCAAGAAATGGGAAAAACTTTGA
- a CDS encoding A24 family peptidase C-terminal domain-containing protein — translation MIEALKLAACLPFLLYSSYSDLKTRRVSNRVWKLMLLSLSGFVLYEAAQGGTSYVIRLLFSFFFIFSLTYLLFRLKVFGGADAKALIVLSILIPVYPALDLGGQNFPLLGVAPHGLFSLTVLENALLLTAIVPLGIFCYNLFHFSPGMLKKPFYMLVAYRINLGDLPLLLEKGRRIRLIERFEFDNGKLVPHFTGNGIVLNFNALSRLEAHASKGLMESFIWVTPGLPFMVPISAGFLTAVVLGDLVFHFIIKFIEYWALIF, via the coding sequence ATGATAGAAGCGTTGAAACTGGCAGCTTGCCTGCCCTTCCTACTCTATTCTTCCTACTCGGACCTGAAGACCCGCAGGGTTTCTAACAGGGTATGGAAGCTCATGCTTCTTTCTCTTTCGGGGTTTGTGTTGTATGAAGCAGCCCAGGGAGGCACTTCCTATGTCATTAGGCTTCTTTTTTCTTTTTTCTTCATTTTTTCCCTGACATACCTCCTGTTCCGCCTAAAAGTCTTCGGGGGCGCGGATGCAAAAGCCCTGATTGTACTCTCGATCCTCATCCCGGTATATCCTGCCCTGGATCTGGGGGGGCAAAACTTTCCCCTGCTAGGGGTGGCCCCCCATGGGCTCTTTTCCCTGACTGTTCTTGAAAATGCCCTGCTCCTGACGGCTATTGTTCCCCTGGGGATTTTCTGCTATAACCTGTTCCATTTTTCCCCTGGCATGCTCAAAAAGCCCTTTTATATGCTCGTAGCCTACAGGATAAATTTAGGAGACCTGCCCCTGCTCCTGGAAAAAGGCAGGCGCATCCGGCTTATCGAACGTTTCGAATTCGATAACGGAAAGCTTGTACCTCACTTTACAGGCAACGGGATAGTTTTAAACTTTAATGCCCTCTCCCGGCTCGAAGCCCATGCCAGTAAGGGGCTCATGGAAAGCTTCATCTGGGTAACGCCGGGCCTTCCTTTCATGGTTCCCATAAGTGCAGGCTTTCTCACAGCCGTTGTCCTCGGGGACCTGGTCTTTCACTTTATTATTAAATTTATTGAATACTGGGCCCTCATATTCTGA
- a CDS encoding type IV pilin N-terminal domain-containing protein: MKGEDFLSDERAVNPGVIVAAGIIGIAVLAVLATAFMFGESTEKAVSSGRLIKIEVKVLDSNTLKLEHQGGDPLDFGEDTKFLLSREEVEYELSFPSEISQLEVGDSMEITLPEGAELKKGESALLRIRDVKIRKDIFRKEISFD, translated from the coding sequence ATGAAGGGGGAAGACTTTCTAAGCGACGAAAGGGCCGTAAATCCGGGTGTGATTGTTGCTGCGGGAATAATCGGGATAGCCGTCCTTGCCGTCCTTGCAACAGCTTTTATGTTTGGTGAGAGTACGGAAAAAGCGGTTAGTTCTGGAAGATTAATTAAAATAGAAGTCAAAGTTCTCGACTCAAATACCCTTAAACTCGAACATCAGGGAGGAGACCCCCTTGATTTCGGAGAGGATACGAAGTTTCTTCTCTCCCGCGAAGAGGTTGAGTACGAACTATCTTTCCCCTCCGAAATATCTCAACTGGAAGTGGGAGACTCAATGGAAATCACCCTGCCCGAAGGGGCGGAACTGAAAAAAGGGGAAAGCGCCCTGCTCAGGATAAGGGACGTGAAGATAAGGAAAGACATCTTCAGGAAAGAGATAAGCTTCGACTGA